In one Vagococcus entomophilus genomic region, the following are encoded:
- a CDS encoding ABC transporter permease subunit (The N-terminal region of this protein, as described by TIGR01726, is a three transmembrane segment that identifies a subfamily of ABC transporter permease subunits, which specificities that include histidine, arginine, glutamine, glutamate, L-cystine (sic), the opines (in Agrobacterium) octopine and nopaline, etc.) → MKKYLAICTLILTLLLVGSKQAHATQPELRVGMEAGYPPFNWTQNSNKNGGVPISGSQEYAGGYDVEIAKKMAKKLNRKLVIVKTEWDGLAPALTSGKIDAIIAGMSPTAERKKTIDFTDNYYTSHLVILVKKDGVYQNATSLKDFKQAKITAQLNTFHYSVIEQISGVKKQTAMDNFPAMRVALESGVIDGYVTERPEGLTAQKINPNFKMVEFSGENGFKTSKEDTAIAIGVKKNSPLRVEMNQALASLSEKEQQKIMHKAIEAQPSETKKQSWVLKIIKENGPMLMRGAGMTLLISLVGTIIGTVIGLIIGVIRTVPFPETRIKRVLLKGLNLFFSVYIEIFRGTPMIVQAMVIYYGSAQAFGIDINRTAAAIFIVSINTGAYMSEIVRGGIFSVDKGQFEAAQAIGMTHFQTMQTIVIPQVIRNILPATGNEFVINIKDTSVLNVIAVSELFFQAKTVAGANFRFFDTFFIACVIYFVMTFAVTRILRFVEKKMDGPDNYTPFANQMQVQTPEER, encoded by the coding sequence ATGAAAAAATATTTAGCCATTTGTACGTTGATTCTCACCCTATTATTGGTTGGATCAAAACAAGCACACGCTACCCAACCGGAACTTCGCGTCGGAATGGAGGCGGGCTACCCACCTTTTAACTGGACACAAAATTCAAATAAAAATGGGGGCGTGCCAATTAGTGGTTCTCAAGAATATGCTGGGGGGTACGACGTCGAAATTGCAAAGAAAATGGCCAAAAAGTTAAATCGCAAATTAGTTATTGTCAAAACTGAGTGGGATGGATTAGCCCCCGCCCTTACCTCAGGCAAGATTGATGCCATCATTGCAGGTATGTCCCCTACCGCAGAACGCAAAAAAACGATTGATTTTACCGATAATTATTACACGTCTCACCTCGTTATACTCGTCAAAAAAGATGGGGTGTACCAAAATGCGACTTCACTGAAAGATTTTAAACAGGCAAAAATCACGGCCCAACTCAACACGTTCCACTATAGCGTCATTGAACAAATTTCTGGTGTTAAAAAACAAACTGCAATGGATAACTTTCCAGCAATGCGCGTGGCTCTCGAATCAGGCGTCATAGATGGTTACGTTACAGAACGACCAGAAGGACTTACCGCTCAAAAAATCAATCCTAATTTTAAAATGGTTGAATTTTCAGGAGAAAATGGTTTTAAAACGAGCAAAGAAGATACTGCCATCGCCATTGGGGTCAAGAAAAACAGTCCTTTGCGAGTCGAAATGAATCAAGCACTCGCAAGTCTATCGGAAAAAGAACAGCAAAAAATTATGCACAAAGCCATTGAGGCACAACCAAGCGAAACAAAAAAACAAAGTTGGGTTCTAAAAATAATCAAAGAAAATGGACCTATGTTAATGCGTGGAGCAGGAATGACCTTGTTAATCTCGTTAGTTGGAACGATTATTGGAACTGTTATTGGCTTAATCATCGGAGTCATAAGAACCGTTCCATTCCCTGAAACTCGTATCAAGAGAGTATTGTTAAAAGGGCTAAATCTTTTCTTTTCTGTCTACATCGAAATTTTCAGAGGAACACCTATGATTGTCCAGGCGATGGTCATCTACTATGGCTCCGCCCAAGCTTTTGGGATTGATATCAATCGAACCGCTGCAGCCATTTTTATTGTATCCATTAATACAGGTGCCTATATGTCTGAAATTGTTCGAGGTGGGATTTTCTCAGTAGATAAAGGGCAGTTCGAAGCGGCACAAGCAATCGGAATGACTCACTTTCAAACAATGCAAACTATCGTAATTCCACAGGTGATTCGCAATATTCTTCCTGCAACTGGCAATGAATTTGTGATTAACATTAAAGATACTTCGGTCCTGAATGTCATCGCTGTATCTGAGTTGTTCTTCCAAGCAAAAACAGTGGCTGGGGCTAATTTCCGGTTCTTTGATACCTTTTTCATCGCTTGTGTGATCTATTTTGTGATGACATTTGCCGTAACAAGAATTCTACGCTTTGTTGAGAAAAAAATGGATGGTCCAGATAACTACACCCCTTTTGCTAACCAAATGCAGGTACAAACACCTGAAGAACGTTGA
- a CDS encoding NAD-dependent protein deacylase translates to MERRKQALELIKKSQKITFLTGAGVSVPSGIPDYRSINGLYHELEHPEYLLSHECLMKEPEKHDQFIKKLYHLEAKPNHIHQKIAQLELSTDKQIEVVTQNIDQLHRKAGSQNLTEFHGSLMECYCLKCKQQVSVSDYLSSSYHENCGGHLRTNVVLYGEALHEKSLGQAISAVENADLIVIVGTSFQVHPFCDLIFYRKANAQVIVVNQEAISLPVAHFFIKGDATDFFQEIMVD, encoded by the coding sequence GTGGAAAGAAGAAAGCAAGCACTAGAACTAATAAAAAAAAGTCAAAAGATTACCTTTTTAACGGGTGCTGGGGTATCTGTTCCATCTGGAATTCCAGATTATCGTTCGATTAATGGTCTCTATCATGAGTTGGAACATCCTGAATATTTATTAAGCCATGAATGTTTGATGAAAGAGCCGGAAAAACATGATCAATTTATCAAGAAGCTGTATCACTTAGAGGCAAAACCGAATCATATTCATCAAAAAATAGCACAGTTAGAGTTATCAACAGACAAACAGATTGAAGTGGTCACCCAAAATATTGACCAGTTGCACCGAAAAGCTGGAAGTCAAAATCTCACGGAGTTTCATGGTAGCCTGATGGAGTGTTATTGTCTTAAGTGCAAGCAACAAGTATCTGTTTCAGACTATCTTTCTTCCAGCTATCATGAAAACTGTGGTGGACACTTGCGGACAAATGTCGTATTATACGGAGAAGCTTTGCATGAAAAAAGCTTGGGGCAGGCTATATCAGCAGTAGAAAATGCGGATTTAATTGTGATTGTCGGAACGAGTTTTCAGGTGCATCCATTTTGTGATTTGATTTTTTATCGTAAGGCGAATGCGCAAGTGATTGTTGTGAACCAAGAGGCGATTTCTTTACCAGTGGCGCATTTTTTTATAAAAGGGGATGCCACTGACTTTTTTCAAGAAATCATGGTTGATTAA
- a CDS encoding chorismate mutase: MLENERRKIDQLDQEIIRLLEQRFDTVQTIAKVKKEQSIPILDESREQIILEKVASYVTNKSYVSAIQTIYQEMMSSSRAYQKKQMD; encoded by the coding sequence ATGTTAGAAAATGAACGTAGAAAAATTGATCAATTGGATCAAGAAATCATTCGATTACTAGAGCAGCGTTTTGACACGGTACAGACGATTGCAAAAGTAAAAAAAGAACAAAGCATCCCGATATTAGACGAATCAAGAGAACAGATTATCTTAGAAAAAGTAGCGAGCTATGTAACGAATAAATCTTATGTGTCGGCGATTCAAACTATTTACCAAGAGATGATGTCGAGTTCTAGAGCTTATCAGAAGAAGCAAATGGACTAG